A single Halobacteriovorax vibrionivorans DNA region contains:
- a CDS encoding ribonuclease HII, whose amino-acid sequence MFEKEFIKDHQYIIATDEVGRGPLAGPVVTCAVGVRVDNLAVLASILKEYGVTDSKKLSLKKMERILEELNISTFKKQNFRDLFEYSVEKITPKKIDEVNIFQASLLGMKKSCHNILKQDSVVLVDGKFPFKSTKVKDVHAVIKGDSKSVLIGLASIIAKVFRDRLMIKEARKFPYYGFEKNAGYPTAAHRKAIEEYGITPIHRKTFKGVKEFVQE is encoded by the coding sequence AAAAAGAATTCATCAAAGATCATCAATATATAATTGCAACCGATGAGGTTGGAAGAGGTCCTCTTGCTGGGCCCGTTGTAACTTGTGCTGTTGGGGTACGAGTTGATAATCTTGCAGTCTTAGCAAGTATTTTAAAAGAATACGGTGTTACAGATTCAAAGAAACTTTCTTTAAAGAAAATGGAAAGGATTTTAGAAGAGTTAAATATCTCAACTTTTAAGAAACAAAACTTTCGTGATCTATTTGAATATAGCGTCGAAAAGATTACGCCGAAGAAAATAGATGAAGTTAATATTTTTCAAGCATCACTTCTAGGAATGAAAAAGTCCTGTCATAACATTCTAAAACAAGATTCAGTCGTTCTAGTTGATGGAAAATTTCCTTTTAAGTCAACAAAAGTTAAAGATGTTCATGCTGTAATAAAAGGGGATAGTAAGTCAGTTCTTATAGGGCTAGCCTCCATTATTGCAAAAGTTTTCCGCGATCGACTGATGATAAAGGAAGCTCGAAAATTTCCTTATTACGGATTTGAAAAAAATGCTGGTTATCCTACAGCTGCTCATCGTAAAGCTATCGAAGAATATGGTATTACCCCAATACATCGCAAAACATTTAAAGGGGTAAAGGAATTTGTACAGGAATAA